A single Zonotrichia albicollis isolate bZonAlb1 chromosome 28, bZonAlb1.hap1, whole genome shotgun sequence DNA region contains:
- the SARS1 gene encoding serine--tRNA ligase, cytoplasmic, whose product MVLDLDLFRADKGGDPAMVRDMQRKRFKDPGLVDALVRADGAWRRCRFRADNLNKLKNLCSKTIGDKMKKKEPVGTDESVPESAQNLDELTADVLGCLQVSQIKKIRLLIDEAILECDSERLRLEAERFESLREIGNLLHPSVPISNDEDVDNKVERVWGDCSCRKKYSHVDLVVMVDGYEGEKGAVVAGSRGYFLKGPLVFLEQALIQYALQSLRARGYTPVYTPFFMRKEVMQEVAQLSQFDEELYKVIGKGSERAEDSSIDEKYLIATSEQPIAALHRDEWLRPEDLPLKYAGLSTCFRQEVGSHGRDTRGIFRVHQFEKIEQFVYSSPHDNKSWEIFEEMMATAEEFYQSLGIPYHIVNIVSGSLNHAASKKLDLEAWFPGSGAFRELVSCSNCTDYQARRLRIRYGQTKKMMDKVEFVHMLNATMCATTRTICAILENHQTPEGIRIPEKLQNFMPPDLRELIPFIKPAPIEQELSKKQKKQQEGGGKKKAGGGRDQVLEEQMKNMEV is encoded by the exons ATGGTGCTGGACCTGGACCTGTTCCGCGCCGACAAGGGCGGAGACCCCGCCATGGTGCGGGACATGCAGCGCAAGCGCTTCAAGGACCCCGGGCTGGTGGATGCGCTGGTGCGAGCGGACGGCGCCTGGCGGAGGT GCAGGTTTCGTGCCGACAACCTGAACAAGCTGAAGAACCTGTGCAGCAAAACCATTGGGGACAAGATGAAG AAAAAGGAGCCAGTAGGGACGGATGAATCTGTACCAGAGAGTGCACAGAACCTGGATGAACTCACGGCTGATGTCCTGGGG TGTCTCCAGGTGTCCCAGATAAAGAAAATTCGGCTGCTCATTGATGAGGCCATCCTGGAGTGCGACTCCGAGCGCCTGCGGCTGGAGGCTGAACGCTTTGAGAGCCTCCGGGAGATTGGGAACCTCCTCCACCCCTCTGTGCCCATTAGCAACGACGAG GATGTGGACAACAAGGTGGAGCGGGTGTGGGGTGactgcagctgcaggaagaagtATTCTCATGTGGATCTGGTGGTGATGGTGGATGGctatgagggggaaaagggcgCCGTGGTGGCTGGCAGCCGTGGCTACTTCCTTAAG GGCCCGCTGGTGTTTCTGGAGCAGGCGCTGATCCAGTATGCGCTGCAGAGCCTCCGTGCCCGGGGGTACACCCCGGTGTACACCCCCTTCTTCATGCGCAAGGAGGTGATGCAGGAGGTGGCCCAGCTCAGCCAGTTTGACGAGGAGCTTTACAAG GTGATTGGGAAGGGCAGTGAGCGGGCGGAGGACAGTTCCATCGATGAGAAGTACCTGATCGCCACGTCCGAGCAGCCGATCGCCGCCCTGCACCGCGACGAGTGGCTGCGGCCGGAGGACCTGCCCCTCAAGTACGCGGGGCTCAGCACCTGCTTCCGCCAGGAGGTGGGGTCCCATGGCCGGGACACCCGCGGCATCTTCCGCGTCCACCAGTTTGAGAAG ATTGAGCAGTTTGTCTACTCCTCCCCCCATGACAACAAATCCTGGGAGATATTTGAGGAGATGATGGCCACAGCTGAGGAATTCTACCAGTCCCTCGGGATTCCCTACCACATCGTCAACATCGTCTCAG gctccctgaACCATGCAGCCAGCAAAAAACTGGATCTGGAGGCTTGGTTCCCTGGCTCTGGCGCCTTCCGTGAGCTTGTCTCCTGTTCCAACTGCACTGACTACCAGGCCCGGCGCCTGCGCATCCGCTATGGCCAGACAAAGAAGATGATGGACAAG GTAGAGTTTGTGCACATGCTGAATGCCACCATGTGCGCTACCACCCGCACCATCTGCGCCATCCTGGAGAACCACCAGACCCCTGAGGGCATCCGCATCCCTGAAAAGCTCCAAAACTTCATGCCTCCAG ACCTGCGGGAGCTGATTCCATTCATCAAGCCGGCACCCATTGAGCAGGAGCTCTCcaagaagcagaagaagcagcaggaaggaggGGGCAAGAAGAAGGCAGGGGGGGGACGCGACCAGGTGCTGGAGGAGCAGATGAAGAACATGGAGGTCTGA
- the ELAPOR1 gene encoding endosome/lysosome-associated apoptosis and autophagy regulator 1, translated as MAGTGARWMPLALCLAVTVSPGRTGEQLHVCKESEYHYEYTACDSSGSRWRVAVPHTPGLCTGLPDPVRGTECSFSCKAGEFLEMQTQTCRPCAAGTYSLGTGVRFDEWDEVPHGFANVATNLEVDDSFGDAAENCTASTWVPLGDYVASNTDECTATLMYAVSLKQSGTVTFEYIYPDSSIVFEFFVQNDQCQPTVEESRWMRTTEKGWEFHSVELSRGNNVLYWRTTAFSVWSKVPKPVLVRNIGITGVAFTSECFPCKPGTFAPAAGSAACQPCPADTFSGKGATACQPCDPDTYAEPGSGSCKPRPPCTDKDFFYIHTACDARGETQLMYKWAEPKICSEELPQATRLPSSGVKTRCPPCNPGFAKGNSSTCQPCPYGFYSNGSACLSCPEGTEPVLGLEYKWWNVLPPNMETTVLSGINFEYKGIAGWEVAGDYIYTAAGASDSDFMILTLVVPGFSPPSPVLEDTESREVARITFVFETLCSVGCELYFMVGVNSHTNTPVETWTGSTGKQSYTYLVEKNATMSFTWAFQRTPYHEAGRRFTSDVAKLYSINVTNVQGGVASFCRRCAPQPTGSCAPCSPGSAVDPSSGTCQPCPPGTYLRGHPSDGTPTCHPCGPGTRSNQLRSLCYNNCSLALALPGRMLHFEFPSLGQGAGVGTGPGFTPKGLRYSHHFRLSLCGHQGRKMASCADNVTAGLGGPARVVTSYVCQAILVPSDVTGARTAVSSQPVSLGDHLLGVTTSSVLDGIVSPPELFPPSHPDLPDIIFFFRSNDMTQPCSGGRATTIRLRCDPLRVGIGTLAVPSKCPEGTCDGCTFHFLWVTAEGCPRCSSSHHRPIVGACIGGVQKTTYVWREPRLCHGGDGLPPQVIQACRSVDFWLKVGISTGTGVAVLLAALAAYFWKKTQKLEYKYSKLVMDAAARETDATSPDSCAIMEGEDAEDELLFATEMSLFGKLKALTAKRMPDGFDSVPLKTSSSSADREL; from the exons ATGGCCGGTACCGGAGCCCGGTGGATGCCGCTGGCGCTGTGTCTGGCTGTCACCGTGTCACCGGGACGCACCGGAGAGCAGCTACACGTCTGCAAGGAG TCCGAGTACCACTACGAGTACACAGCCTGTGACAGCTCAGGATCGCGCTGGAGGGTGGCTGTACCACACACACCTGGACTCTGCACTGGCCTGCCTGACCCTGTCAGGGGCACTGAATGCT CATTCTCCTGCAAGGCGGGTGAGTTCCTGGAGATGCAGACGCAGACATGCCGGCCCTGCGCTGCGGGCACCTACTCGCTGGGCACTGGTGTCCGCTTCGATGAGTGGGACGAGGTGCCCCATGGCTTCGCCAACGTGGCCACCAACCTGGAGGTGGATGACAGCTTTGGCGATGCGGCAGAGAACTGCACCGC GTCAACGTGGGTGCCACTGGGGGACTACGTGGCCTCCAACACAGACGAGTGCACGGCCACCCTCATGTATGCTGTGAGCCTCAAACAGTCGGGGACTGTCACCTTCGAGTACATCTACCCTGACAGCAGCATCGTCTTCGAATTCTTC GTGCAGAACGACCAGTGCCAGCCCACGGTGGAGGAGTCCCGCTGGATGCGGACgacagagaagggctgggaaTTCCACAGC GTGGAGCTGAGCCGTGGGAACAACGTGCTGTACTGGCGGACCACCGCCTTCTCCGTCTGGTCCAAGGTGCCTAAACCGGTGCTGGTGAGGAACATCGGCATTACAG GGGTGGCCTTCACTTCGGAGTGCTTCCCCTGCAAGCCCGGCACCTTCGCTCCCGCTGCCGGCTCAGCCgcctgccagccctgtcccGCTGACACCTTCTCTGGCAAAGGGGCCACCGCCTGCCAGCCCTGCGACCCTGACACCTACGCCG AGCCCGGCTCGGGGTCCTGCAAGCCACGCCCGCCCTGCACGGACAAGGATTTCTTCTACATCCACACGGCCTGCGATGCCCGTGGGGAG acCCAGCTGATGTACAAGTGGGCAGAGCCCAAGATCTGCAGTGAGGAGCTGCCGCAGGCGACCCGGCTGCCATCCTCGGGGGTCAAGACACGATGCCCCCCCTGCAACCCTGGCTTCGCCAAAGGCAACAGCAGcacctgccagccctgtccctaTGGCTTCTATTCCAATGGCTCCG CCTGTCTCAGTTGCCCAGAGGGCACTGAGCCAGTGCTGGGCTTGGAGTACAAGTGGTGGAACGTGCTGCCTCCCAACATGGAGACCACCGTGCTCAGCGGCATCAACTTCGAGTACAAGGGCATTGCAG GCTGGGAGGTAGCTGGGGACTACATTTACACGGCAGCTGGAGCCTCTGACAGCGACTTCATGATCCTCACGCTGGTGGTCCCTGGCTTCAG ccctccaAGCCCAGTGCTAGAGGACACAGAGAGCAGGGAGGTAGCCAGGATCACCTTCGTTTTCGAGACGCTCTGCAGCGTTGGCTGTGAGCTCTACTTTATGGTG GGTGTCAACTCACACACCAACACTCCGGTAGAGACATGGACAGGCTCCACAGGGAAACAATCCTACACCTACCTGGTGGAGAAGAACGCGACCATGAGCTTCACTTGGGCCTTCCAGCGCACCCCCTACCACGAGGCG GGCCGGCGGTTCACCAGTGATGTGGCCAAGCTGTACAGCATCAACGTCACCAATGTGCAGGGGGGGGTGGCCTCCTTCTGCCGCcgctgtgccccccagcccactgGGTCCTGTGCCCCGTGttcccctggcagtgctgtggacCCCAGCTCGGgcacctgccagccctgcccgccTGGCACCTACCTGCGGGGCCACCCCTCCGACGGGACACCCACCTGCCACCCCTGTGGCCCTGGCACACGCAGCAACCAG ctGCGATCGCTATGCTACAACAACTGCagcctggcactggcactgccaggccgGATGCTGCACTTCGAGTTCCCGTCGCTGGGCCAAGGTGCCGGGGtgggcaccgggcccggcttcACCCCCAAAGGGCTGCGCTACAGCCATCACTTCCGCCTGAGCCTCTGTGGGCACCAG GGCAGGAAAATGGCCTCATGTGCAGACAATGTCACGGCAGGTCTGGGGGGCCCTGCCCGGGTGGTCACCTCTTATGTGTGCCAGGCCATTCTGGTGCCCTCCGATGTCACCGGTGCCCGCACAGCTGTGTCTTCTCAGCCTGTCAGCCTGGGTGACCACCTGCTgg gtgtcACCACCAGCTCCGTGCTGGACGGCATCGTGTCTCCCCCAGAGCTCTTCCCCCCCAGCCACCCTGACCTGCCTGACATCATCTTCTTCTTCAG GTCCAACGACatgacacagccctgcagtggtGGCCGGGCCACCACCATCCGCCTACGCTGTGACCCCCTGCGTGTCGGCATTGGCACCCTGGCTGTCCCGag CAAATGCCCCGAGGGCACCTGCGACGGCTGCACCTTCCATTTCCTGTGGGTGACGGCCGAGGGATGTCcccgctgctccagctcccaccaCCGCCCCATCGTCGGCGCCTGCATAGGCGGCGTTCAG AAAACCACCTACGTGTGGCGGGAGCCCCGGCTGTGCCACGGCGGAGACGGCCTGCCGCCGCAGGTGATCCAGGCGTGCCGGAGCGTGGATTTTTGGCTAAAAGTGGGAATTTCCACCGGGACGGGTGTGGCCGTCTTGCTGGCCGCGCTCGCCGCTTATTTCTGGAAAAAGACTCAAAA GTTGGAATACAAATATTCCAAGCTGGTGATGGACGCGGCGGCCCGGGAGACCGACGCGACGTCGCCCGATAGCTGCGCCATCATGGAGGGGGAGGACGCGGAGGACGAGCTGCTCTTTGCCACCGAAATGTCACTTTTTGGAAAACTTAAAGCCCTGACGGCCAAG CGGATGCCGGATGGATTCGACTCGGTCCCACTCAAGACCTCATCCAGCAGCGCCGATCGCGAGCTGTAA